One region of Pseudomonas alvandae genomic DNA includes:
- a CDS encoding serine hydrolase domain-containing protein yields the protein MYNKNDMTAPGIGYQDLRLMQGYPPSREKQIGLHNWDSPPYNRWSFQHMSQLFPVAAIHRGPGPVSELKRNERSLDDVRFQRVDGGQTDLATFLTDSYTDGFLVLHQGKVVSEQYFNGMQPHTLHLLQSVSKTIIGSLVGRLIGQGRIDPQACVSHYVPELSASGYGDARVQDLLDMRTGVRFREDYTDPDAEFIQLDIASGWRERGERNAPDSIYALLKSLGKDREHGQFFEYRSVDTDMLAWVCERACGERLPVLLSREVWSRLGAEQDANITLDRVGTALADGGISATLRDLGRFAQMYLQGGHYNSQQIVPETFVRACGRGSTPAFEVLYGYYTKHFPTAAYSNKCWVLDSEHGIYSARGVFGQSIFWDPASEVTIVKLSSWPDFINPEWTLDTFRACAAVVEEIQRN from the coding sequence ATGTACAATAAAAATGACATGACCGCTCCAGGCATTGGCTACCAGGATTTAAGGCTGATGCAGGGCTATCCGCCGTCCCGGGAAAAGCAGATTGGCCTGCATAACTGGGACAGCCCGCCCTATAACCGCTGGTCGTTCCAGCACATGAGCCAGCTGTTTCCAGTGGCCGCTATTCATCGCGGTCCCGGGCCGGTCAGCGAACTCAAGCGCAACGAGCGCTCACTGGATGACGTACGTTTCCAGCGGGTCGACGGCGGGCAAACCGATCTGGCGACCTTCCTGACCGATAGTTACACCGATGGTTTTTTGGTACTTCACCAAGGCAAGGTGGTGTCGGAGCAGTATTTCAACGGTATGCAGCCGCACACGTTGCATCTGTTGCAATCGGTATCCAAGACCATCATCGGCAGCCTGGTCGGCCGGTTGATCGGCCAGGGCAGGATCGATCCTCAAGCGTGTGTCAGCCACTATGTGCCCGAGCTTTCAGCAAGCGGCTATGGCGACGCCCGGGTACAGGATCTGCTGGATATGCGCACGGGCGTGAGATTCAGGGAGGACTACACCGATCCGGACGCCGAATTCATCCAGTTGGATATCGCCTCGGGTTGGCGTGAACGGGGCGAGCGAAACGCACCCGACAGCATCTATGCCTTGTTGAAGTCGCTGGGTAAAGATCGTGAACATGGCCAGTTCTTTGAGTACCGCTCAGTGGATACCGACATGTTGGCCTGGGTCTGCGAGCGGGCCTGTGGCGAGCGGCTCCCCGTGTTGTTGAGCCGGGAGGTCTGGTCGAGACTGGGGGCAGAACAAGACGCGAACATCACCCTTGATCGTGTTGGAACTGCATTGGCCGATGGGGGAATAAGTGCCACGCTGCGCGATCTCGGGCGCTTTGCCCAAATGTATTTGCAAGGTGGACATTACAACAGCCAGCAAATCGTCCCGGAGACATTTGTACGTGCATGCGGACGTGGCTCCACACCCGCTTTTGAAGTGCTCTACGGCTACTACACCAAGCACTTTCCTACCGCGGCCTATAGCAATAAGTGCTGGGTATTGGACAGTGAGCATGGGATTTACTCGGCGCGCGGAGTATTTGGTCAAAGCATCTTTTGGGATCCGGCTTCTGAAGTGACGATCGTAAAACTGTCCAGTTGGCCGGACTTCATC
- a CDS encoding ABC transporter ATP-binding protein, with protein MNNNQQPALLSVTQLHKTYASRDGLVTAIDHISLEVQVGETVALVGESGCGKSTVAATLLGLLPADSGQILVEGRPLPSDARARGKSLSMVFQNPYASLNPKMTIKAIVAEPLKVAFGLRGSALHARILSLLGNVGMGEEHMDRYPHEFSGGQLQRIAIARALALESRLLILDEPTAALDVSVQAQVLQLLKTLQTDNGLSYLFISHDLATVEYLAQQVLVMYLGRIVEAGPVEQVFGRPRHPYTRALLNSVPSIDPERRDQLQILSGEIPSPLNRPTGCHFAPRCPRASERCRREVPAETQDHGHRFSCHHPLNDES; from the coding sequence ATGAACAACAATCAACAGCCCGCACTGCTGAGCGTCACTCAGTTGCACAAGACCTACGCCAGCCGCGATGGCCTGGTGACCGCCATCGACCACATCAGCCTGGAGGTGCAGGTCGGTGAGACGGTCGCGCTGGTGGGAGAGTCCGGTTGTGGCAAAAGTACGGTGGCCGCGACCTTGCTCGGTCTGCTGCCAGCCGACAGTGGGCAAATCCTGGTCGAAGGTCGGCCGCTGCCCTCCGATGCCAGGGCTCGGGGCAAGAGCTTGAGCATGGTGTTCCAGAACCCCTATGCCTCGCTGAACCCGAAAATGACCATCAAGGCGATTGTTGCCGAACCACTTAAGGTTGCCTTTGGTTTGCGCGGCAGCGCCTTGCACGCGCGCATTCTTTCGCTGTTGGGAAACGTGGGGATGGGCGAGGAGCACATGGATCGCTATCCCCATGAATTCTCCGGTGGCCAGTTGCAGCGTATCGCTATTGCCCGTGCCCTGGCGCTGGAGTCAAGACTGCTGATCCTCGATGAGCCTACGGCGGCGCTCGACGTGTCGGTCCAGGCCCAAGTGCTGCAATTGCTCAAGACGCTGCAGACCGACAATGGCCTGAGCTACCTGTTCATCAGTCACGACCTTGCGACGGTCGAGTACCTGGCGCAGCAGGTGCTGGTGATGTACTTGGGGCGCATCGTCGAGGCCGGGCCTGTGGAGCAGGTGTTCGGTAGGCCGCGTCATCCCTACACCCGTGCGCTGCTCAACTCGGTGCCCTCCATCGACCCGGAACGCCGTGACCAGTTGCAGATCCTGAGCGGAGAAATTCCCAGCCCTTTGAACCGGCCTACCGGCTGCCACTTCGCGCCCCGTTGCCCGCGGGCCAGCGAGCGTTGTCGCCGAGAGGTGCCAGCCGAGACCCAGGATCACGGCCACCGCTTTTCTTGCCACCACCCTCTGAACGATGAGAGCTGA
- a CDS encoding ABC transporter ATP-binding protein — protein sequence MINESLKTSTLESLAASNNEAAQDLVLEVEGLTVSFPGLFKTVKAVRGIDLKVRRGEILGLVGESGSGKSMTAMSCLGLMPEAARLGGSVKVAGQQVNGASASQLAVLRGGGAAMIFQNPMKALNPFFTVGRQMFDVIGCHRQLSKAQIRAEALSSLEAVSMPDPTLALGKYPHQMSGGQLQRVVIAMALACRPKLLIADEPTTALDVTVQAQIIALLRKLAREQDLAILFITHNLGVVASLCDRVAVMYAGEVVESGPVGQVFKRPAHPYTLKLMGTVPKLGQGPQPLGFIPGQVPNMAAPPPGCAFNPRCERATGRCVQAAPRVEIGEEHWAACHNTLVKV from the coding sequence ATGATCAACGAATCCTTGAAAACTTCTACGCTCGAGTCTCTCGCTGCTTCGAACAACGAGGCAGCTCAGGACCTGGTGCTGGAAGTGGAAGGACTGACGGTGTCCTTCCCTGGTTTGTTCAAGACCGTAAAGGCCGTACGCGGCATCGATCTCAAGGTAAGGCGCGGAGAGATCCTTGGGTTGGTGGGGGAGTCGGGCTCGGGCAAGTCGATGACGGCCATGTCCTGCCTCGGATTGATGCCTGAGGCCGCGCGGTTGGGAGGCAGTGTCAAGGTCGCCGGACAGCAGGTCAACGGCGCGTCGGCGTCGCAGCTGGCCGTTTTGCGTGGCGGTGGCGCGGCGATGATCTTCCAGAACCCCATGAAGGCGCTCAACCCGTTCTTCACGGTCGGGCGGCAGATGTTCGATGTCATCGGCTGCCATCGGCAACTGAGCAAGGCACAGATTCGCGCCGAGGCGCTGAGCTCGCTGGAAGCGGTGAGCATGCCCGATCCCACTCTTGCGTTAGGCAAGTATCCGCACCAGATGTCTGGCGGCCAGTTGCAGCGAGTGGTGATTGCCATGGCGCTGGCCTGTCGGCCGAAACTGCTGATCGCCGATGAGCCGACCACGGCGCTGGACGTCACCGTGCAGGCGCAGATCATCGCGCTGCTGCGCAAGCTGGCGCGAGAGCAGGACCTGGCGATTCTGTTTATCACCCACAACCTTGGCGTGGTGGCTTCGCTCTGTGACCGGGTGGCGGTGATGTATGCCGGCGAAGTGGTGGAGAGCGGTCCGGTGGGCCAGGTGTTCAAGCGACCCGCGCATCCCTACACCCTGAAATTGATGGGCACCGTGCCAAAGCTGGGGCAGGGCCCCCAACCCCTGGGCTTTATCCCGGGGCAGGTGCCGAACATGGCGGCTCCCCCGCCTGGCTGCGCCTTCAACCCCCGCTGCGAACGCGCTACCGGGCGCTGCGTCCAGGCTGCGCCGAGGGTGGAAATCGGCGAGGAACACTGGGCGGCTTGCCACAACACATTGGTCAAGGTGTGA
- a CDS encoding ABC transporter permease codes for MSLSMPSRAPSWRIKVLAFACDNKLFVFGALLLLLIILAAIFAPWLAPYEPNKIVFSQKLLAPNWAHWMGTDEFGRDILSRVLYGARTSLIIGISVTLIAMLIGIPIGLVSGYFGGRIDTLLMRVSDVFLAFPPLLLPIAITAALGSGLANAMLALAVSWFPWYARIMRGAVVRVRSETYIQAARAMGVSHCRILLRHVLPNATTPVIVQGSMDFGYTILAAASLSFIGLGAKPPMVEWGLMAAASRSQLLENPWTVLFPGVAIFVLVLAVNLVGDGLRDVLDPKKGTR; via the coding sequence GTGTCCCTGTCCATGCCCTCGCGAGCCCCGTCATGGCGCATCAAGGTCCTTGCGTTTGCCTGCGATAACAAGTTGTTTGTTTTCGGCGCGCTGTTATTGCTGTTGATCATCCTGGCAGCCATCTTCGCCCCCTGGCTTGCGCCCTATGAGCCTAACAAGATTGTTTTTTCCCAGAAGTTGCTGGCGCCCAACTGGGCACACTGGATGGGCACCGACGAGTTTGGTCGCGACATTCTTTCACGGGTGCTTTATGGCGCACGCACCTCGCTGATCATTGGAATAAGCGTGACGCTGATTGCGATGCTGATCGGGATTCCGATCGGGCTTGTATCCGGCTACTTCGGTGGTCGAATCGATACGCTGCTGATGCGTGTCTCAGACGTGTTCCTGGCCTTTCCGCCGCTGTTGTTGCCGATCGCTATCACCGCTGCGCTGGGGTCGGGATTGGCCAACGCCATGCTGGCGCTCGCCGTCTCCTGGTTTCCCTGGTACGCGAGAATCATGCGTGGTGCGGTAGTACGGGTTCGCTCGGAAACCTATATCCAAGCCGCCCGCGCCATGGGCGTCAGTCACTGCCGTATCTTGCTTCGCCATGTCCTGCCCAATGCCACCACCCCTGTGATCGTGCAGGGCTCCATGGACTTTGGTTACACCATTCTTGCCGCTGCCTCGCTGAGCTTTATCGGGCTGGGCGCCAAGCCGCCCATGGTCGAATGGGGGTTGATGGCCGCGGCGTCGCGCTCACAGTTGCTCGAAAATCCCTGGACGGTGCTGTTTCCCGGCGTCGCGATTTTTGTCCTGGTGCTGGCCGTCAACCTGGTGGGTGACGGACTGCGCGATGTGCTCGATCCAAAGAAGGGGACGCGCTGA
- a CDS encoding ABC transporter permease, translating to MAKYIAQRLIVMLFILLGVLTITFVLSRALPGSPVEMMLGNHPTAEQIAVAREKLGLDKPLPIQYFNYIGNLLQGDFGTSLRTGRPVVEEVVRRVGATFELTFLAMFWVVVLGVPIGVVSAARQNSAIDNVARAGSIAGTAFPVFILAMGLQLLFYGKLNWLPLQGRIDASILLDSPFERVTGFYLVDTLLAGNFVALWSAIKHLTLPVLTLVVVTLATVTRITRNMMVEVLSEEYIRTAVSYGVPKWRIHYAYALKATMIPLLTVVGLTFGYLLGGAVVVEFVFDWPGLGGFVVFSIAQNDFPAVMGATLVLATTYLSINLIVDLLYHLVDPRLRVQ from the coding sequence ATGGCGAAGTATATAGCCCAGCGATTGATAGTCATGCTCTTCATTCTGTTGGGCGTGTTGACTATCACCTTCGTGCTGAGCCGAGCTCTTCCCGGTTCTCCGGTAGAGATGATGCTGGGAAATCACCCCACGGCGGAGCAAATTGCCGTCGCGCGGGAAAAACTCGGGTTGGATAAACCTCTGCCGATCCAATACTTCAATTACATCGGCAATCTTCTCCAGGGTGATTTTGGCACCAGTTTGCGCACCGGGCGGCCGGTGGTGGAGGAGGTGGTCAGGCGGGTTGGCGCGACGTTTGAACTGACGTTCCTGGCGATGTTCTGGGTGGTGGTGCTCGGGGTGCCGATCGGTGTCGTCTCTGCGGCGCGGCAGAACTCAGCGATCGATAATGTGGCGCGGGCGGGGTCCATCGCCGGGACGGCATTTCCCGTTTTCATCCTGGCCATGGGTTTGCAGTTGCTGTTCTACGGCAAGCTCAACTGGCTGCCCCTGCAAGGACGTATCGATGCTTCCATTCTTCTCGATAGTCCGTTTGAGCGTGTGACTGGTTTTTACCTGGTCGACACGCTGCTGGCCGGTAATTTCGTAGCACTGTGGAGCGCCATCAAACACCTGACGCTGCCCGTGCTCACTCTGGTCGTCGTGACCTTGGCCACCGTCACTCGGATCACTCGCAACATGATGGTGGAGGTGCTCTCCGAGGAGTACATCCGCACGGCCGTTTCTTACGGCGTACCCAAGTGGCGTATTCACTACGCCTATGCCCTGAAGGCGACAATGATCCCGCTCCTGACCGTGGTGGGCCTGACCTTCGGTTATCTGCTCGGTGGTGCGGTAGTCGTCGAGTTCGTTTTCGATTGGCCCGGCCTGGGCGGCTTCGTGGTGTTTTCGATTGCCCAGAATGATTTCCCCGCCGTGATGGGCGCCACCTTGGTGCTGGCCACGACCTATCTGTCGATCAACCTGATTGTTGATCTCTTGTATCACCTTGTTGATCCGAGGTTGCGAGTCCAATGA
- a CDS encoding ABC transporter substrate-binding protein, whose product MNFKRTLMAGLMTLSVSAPLTSGLVCAANNTLVVADRASFKDWDPASAFSEEVRVLGNIYETLLVYNAPGSAEEFSPGLATSWESSDNGKTWTFKLRHGVKFHDGSAFNAAAVKKSIDYVKALKQGAAYVWKALDFVEVVADDTVVLKFQSPTPANLIAAGQYAAYIIAPAAVDKGHDWMMAPNAIGTGPYKLGQVEQGQQVVLERFEGYWGGWKEGQFDRVIVKVVSEASTRTQMIKNGEAGVAWDIPLDQLKVLGENPAIKVSTAPSWKNFQFLINTQKYPTDNLAFRQALQYLWDYEGVTNDILHGYGSVPKGPLPSSIWGHASVPMASYDLDKARQLLEASGVPKQDWKVSMQYIGGVYANAAELFQATASQVGVEVELRPGEWGVIWDKAKKLDTAPNLQSMAWWPTYPTPSDWLFSEFHTEKTTLFNLSHYSNPSFDQLIEEAAALEGSDRTKSSEKYVQAQQLLAKDAPAIWYADVQQIRVSRKDIKGMEKSLNPAYEAILYYNLNR is encoded by the coding sequence ATGAACTTCAAAAGAACATTGATGGCAGGGTTGATGACGCTCTCCGTTTCTGCGCCGTTGACCAGTGGCTTGGTGTGTGCGGCAAACAATACCTTGGTAGTCGCTGATCGAGCCTCTTTCAAGGATTGGGATCCAGCCTCGGCTTTTTCCGAAGAGGTTCGGGTGCTGGGCAATATCTACGAGACACTTCTGGTCTATAACGCGCCAGGCAGCGCCGAGGAGTTTTCCCCCGGGCTCGCCACGTCCTGGGAAAGCAGCGACAACGGCAAGACTTGGACTTTCAAACTGCGGCACGGGGTCAAATTTCATGACGGTTCGGCGTTCAATGCCGCTGCGGTCAAGAAGTCCATTGATTACGTCAAAGCGCTAAAACAAGGCGCCGCGTATGTATGGAAGGCCTTGGATTTCGTGGAGGTCGTCGCTGACGACACGGTAGTGCTCAAGTTTCAGAGTCCCACTCCGGCCAATCTGATCGCAGCAGGTCAATACGCTGCCTACATCATTGCCCCGGCGGCGGTGGATAAAGGGCACGACTGGATGATGGCCCCCAATGCCATCGGCACCGGTCCTTATAAGCTTGGGCAGGTCGAACAGGGCCAGCAAGTGGTGCTCGAACGTTTCGAGGGTTACTGGGGCGGCTGGAAAGAAGGGCAGTTCGATCGGGTCATCGTGAAAGTCGTGTCCGAAGCTTCTACCCGTACCCAGATGATCAAGAATGGCGAGGCCGGTGTCGCCTGGGATATCCCGCTTGATCAGCTCAAGGTGTTGGGAGAGAACCCCGCCATCAAGGTGAGCACCGCGCCTTCGTGGAAGAACTTCCAATTCTTGATCAATACCCAGAAGTACCCTACGGATAACCTGGCATTCCGTCAGGCGCTGCAATACCTCTGGGATTATGAAGGTGTCACCAACGATATTCTGCACGGCTACGGCAGTGTCCCCAAGGGGCCCTTGCCCAGCAGTATCTGGGGGCATGCCAGCGTGCCCATGGCTTCTTACGATCTGGATAAAGCCCGACAATTGTTGGAAGCCTCCGGTGTACCCAAGCAGGACTGGAAAGTCTCGATGCAGTACATCGGTGGCGTCTATGCAAACGCGGCTGAACTGTTCCAGGCGACGGCGTCTCAGGTTGGGGTAGAAGTAGAGTTACGTCCCGGCGAGTGGGGGGTGATCTGGGATAAGGCGAAGAAGCTGGACACCGCTCCCAACTTGCAGTCCATGGCTTGGTGGCCGACGTATCCGACGCCCAGCGACTGGCTTTTCAGTGAGTTTCATACCGAAAAGACAACGCTGTTCAATCTGTCTCATTACAGCAACCCAAGTTTTGATCAGTTGATCGAAGAGGCGGCGGCGCTGGAAGGCAGTGACAGGACAAAATCCTCTGAAAAGTACGTCCAGGCCCAGCAGCTACTGGCCAAGGACGCTCCTGCGATCTGGTACGCCGACGTGCAGCAGATACGTGTCTCCCGCAAAGACATCAAGGGTATGGAAAAAAGCCTTAATCCGGCCTATGAGGCCATTCTCTATTACAACTTGAATCGCTGA
- a CDS encoding helix-turn-helix domain-containing protein: MASSNSPQSMQDFSQNLRLLCGYYKSVAMVCRSLDINRQQFNKYLGAQATPSLFTLRKICAFFGVDEDEIFSEHDSFRALLNRQRTSREPDSAVPTDFFPSSAQELSKYQGYYFVYLMSPSGSGEVIKSITRLTRSGNKILSKTYERVRLGDDQLKSFGINKYRGFCFASSDLIYIVEREYLSSRGYIWSALYPSYRSRFRFLNGLVLGVSGDNFRRPFGAQIVFEYLGESIDLRNALSSCSCFPIDAPEIPSEVRARLLIRPSEGEFNLVPPLF, from the coding sequence ATGGCGAGTTCCAATTCACCCCAGTCGATGCAAGATTTCAGTCAAAACTTGCGTCTTCTCTGCGGGTACTACAAATCGGTGGCGATGGTGTGCCGCTCCCTCGATATCAACCGCCAGCAGTTCAACAAATACCTGGGGGCGCAGGCGACTCCCTCACTGTTCACCCTTCGCAAGATATGCGCCTTTTTCGGGGTCGATGAGGATGAGATATTCTCCGAGCACGATTCCTTCCGCGCTTTGCTCAACCGCCAGCGCACGTCGCGAGAGCCGGACAGTGCTGTACCCACCGATTTTTTTCCAAGCTCCGCGCAGGAGCTGTCGAAGTACCAGGGTTACTACTTCGTCTATTTGATGTCGCCCTCCGGGTCAGGGGAGGTGATCAAGTCGATTACCCGCTTGACTCGTTCCGGCAACAAGATACTGAGTAAAACGTACGAGCGAGTGAGGTTGGGTGATGACCAACTGAAGAGTTTCGGCATCAATAAATATCGGGGGTTCTGCTTTGCCTCATCCGACCTGATTTACATCGTCGAGCGCGAATACCTATCCTCCCGGGGCTATATCTGGTCAGCGCTTTACCCTTCCTACCGCAGTCGTTTCCGCTTTCTCAATGGCTTGGTGCTTGGCGTGTCGGGCGACAACTTTCGACGTCCTTTCGGTGCGCAGATTGTGTTTGAGTACCTTGGCGAGTCGATCGACCTGCGTAACGCGCTGTCCAGTTGCAGCTGCTTCCCGATTGATGCCCCTGAGATTCCCAGCGAAGTCAGGGCGCGGCTGCTGATCCGCCCATCCGAGGGTGAGTTCAACCTTGTTCCCCCCTTGTTCTAA
- a CDS encoding alkaline phosphatase D family protein has translation MTTLRAPALGPIVGHTTHRSCRLWIAASDCLDRKELDEEVRSIGVLGVVGKNGKVKPGDIFYFRLPREYDRTGTLNLGVDKSLWKNAAEEKKLQPYTLDPATTYTVRMASLNQDDAYPNDSNVTSEEIASKLPDASVWADKLNLENGLGEAFAEATFTTQPVPGQAASPLSFLLGSCRYPGLLWKRKEADRIFRPMLQQHEARPVNLSLMAGDQVYADMFNRMVPIGLADTYEEFQERYHIAFGSRNMRKLLSRVPTYMILDDHEIEDNWSQDRLHQSNSKRILFNLAIGAYMSYQWSHGPRFTDSYVNDPAYGAPASLKRMRTLNLFYDFVCAGYPFFVLDTRTQRFLADLPGLADNHLLGRPSLDPNEPSQLDRVCAWLMHMQQTRGNVPKFIVTSSVFLPNGVDTLLSDEHKEKDDSWPCFPNTRRRILQTMVDGNVQNVIFLSGDIHCSSVAQLEFSGPAAALKAYSIVSSAFYWPFAFADGDPAGYVHDSRAANTQDGFAISPAQGTLHYRAWGFSQDDNFCRIDVDPVAAELAVQAFDGDGEPIARSHGDGQIRKMPERLKLAPW, from the coding sequence ATGACTACGCTTCGCGCGCCCGCACTCGGTCCCATCGTGGGACACACGACCCATCGTTCGTGCCGGTTGTGGATTGCCGCCTCGGATTGTCTCGATCGAAAAGAACTGGATGAAGAGGTCCGCTCCATTGGTGTACTCGGTGTCGTAGGAAAAAACGGCAAGGTAAAGCCGGGGGATATCTTCTATTTTCGCTTGCCCCGCGAATACGACCGTACCGGCACGTTGAATCTCGGTGTAGACAAGTCCCTCTGGAAAAATGCGGCGGAGGAAAAGAAACTGCAGCCTTACACGCTCGATCCCGCCACCACCTACACCGTGCGCATGGCGTCGCTGAATCAGGATGACGCTTATCCCAATGACAGCAATGTAACCAGCGAGGAAATTGCGTCCAAGCTCCCAGACGCGTCCGTGTGGGCGGACAAGTTGAATCTCGAAAATGGTTTGGGTGAAGCGTTTGCCGAGGCTACGTTCACCACACAGCCGGTGCCAGGACAAGCCGCATCCCCACTCAGTTTCCTGCTGGGCTCGTGCCGATATCCAGGATTGCTATGGAAGCGCAAGGAAGCCGACCGCATCTTCCGACCCATGCTCCAGCAGCATGAGGCAAGGCCGGTCAACCTGTCACTCATGGCCGGGGATCAGGTCTATGCGGACATGTTCAATCGCATGGTGCCCATCGGCCTGGCGGATACCTACGAAGAGTTCCAGGAGCGCTACCATATTGCGTTCGGGTCGCGGAACATGCGCAAGCTGCTGAGTCGCGTGCCAACCTACATGATCCTGGATGACCACGAAATCGAGGACAACTGGTCACAGGATCGCCTGCACCAGAGCAACAGCAAACGGATACTCTTCAACCTGGCCATTGGTGCCTACATGAGTTACCAGTGGAGCCACGGCCCGCGTTTCACCGACAGCTACGTCAATGATCCGGCGTACGGGGCGCCAGCCTCGCTCAAGCGGATGCGCACGCTGAACCTGTTCTACGACTTCGTTTGCGCCGGCTACCCATTCTTTGTCCTCGACACCCGCACCCAGCGTTTTCTCGCCGACCTGCCGGGGTTGGCCGACAATCACCTGCTGGGCCGGCCCTCGCTTGATCCCAACGAGCCGAGCCAACTGGACCGGGTATGCGCGTGGCTGATGCACATGCAGCAAACCCGCGGCAACGTGCCGAAGTTCATCGTGACGTCCAGCGTCTTCCTGCCAAACGGCGTGGATACCTTGCTCAGCGACGAGCACAAGGAGAAGGATGATTCGTGGCCGTGTTTTCCCAACACGCGTCGGCGGATTCTGCAGACGATGGTAGACGGAAACGTGCAGAACGTGATTTTCCTCTCCGGTGACATCCATTGCTCCAGCGTGGCGCAACTGGAATTCTCGGGCCCTGCCGCGGCGCTCAAGGCTTACTCCATAGTCTCCTCCGCATTTTATTGGCCGTTTGCTTTTGCCGATGGCGACCCCGCTGGCTACGTCCACGATTCACGCGCTGCGAATACCCAGGATGGCTTCGCCATCAGTCCGGCCCAGGGCACCTTGCACTACAGGGCGTGGGGTTTCTCCCAGGATGACAACTTCTGCCGGATCGACGTGGACCCGGTGGCGGCGGAACTGGCCGTGCAAGCCTTCGACGGGGATGGAGAGCCGATTGCACGAAGCCATGGGGACGGTCAGATACGCAAGATGCCGGAGAGATTGAAGCTGGCGCCTTGGTGA
- a CDS encoding MFS transporter, whose product MKTTDRPGGVPTTAPIRKASTGNAWRTMPGGIWALGFVSMLMDISSEMIHALLPLYMVTVLGTSVLAVGLIEGIAEATASITKVFSGALSDRLGKRKLLAALGYGLGALSKPIFPLAGSLDWLTGARFIDRIGKGIRGAPRDALVADITPPAIRGAAFGLRQTLDTVGAFLGPLLAIGLMWLTANHFQTVFWVAVIPAFLAVAVLLLFVHEPAQAPGAQRVRMPLSRRELARLGAGYWWVVGVAAVFTLARFSEAFLILRGHAVGLAPMWAPAVLVLMAVAYSLSAYPAGALSDRINRLSVLGTGLILLIIADLTLAFVPGITGLAAGVVLWGLHMGFTQGIFAALIADCAPIELRGTAFGMFNLLTGLTLLVASITAGVLWDSVGYQATFVMGAGFAVLTFLGLWVIKKKVQVR is encoded by the coding sequence ATGAAAACCACTGACAGGCCGGGCGGTGTTCCAACGACTGCGCCAATCCGCAAGGCTTCGACCGGCAATGCCTGGCGCACCATGCCAGGCGGTATCTGGGCACTGGGCTTCGTCTCGATGTTGATGGATATTTCCTCGGAGATGATCCATGCCTTATTGCCGCTCTACATGGTCACAGTGCTGGGTACCTCCGTCCTGGCGGTGGGTCTCATCGAAGGAATCGCCGAGGCTACAGCCTCGATCACCAAGGTATTCTCCGGGGCTCTCAGTGATCGATTGGGCAAGCGCAAACTGCTTGCGGCGCTGGGTTACGGATTGGGGGCGCTGTCGAAACCGATCTTTCCTTTGGCAGGCTCGCTGGACTGGCTGACCGGTGCCCGCTTTATCGATCGTATTGGCAAAGGGATCCGCGGTGCCCCGCGTGATGCATTAGTCGCCGACATCACTCCGCCAGCGATAAGAGGGGCAGCTTTCGGCCTGCGCCAGACGCTGGATACCGTGGGTGCGTTCCTGGGGCCGCTGCTTGCGATTGGCTTGATGTGGCTGACGGCGAACCACTTCCAGACGGTTTTTTGGGTGGCCGTCATCCCGGCCTTCCTTGCCGTCGCGGTGTTGCTTCTGTTTGTCCATGAGCCCGCACAGGCGCCAGGAGCGCAACGGGTGCGTATGCCCTTGAGTCGACGGGAGTTGGCACGACTGGGCGCCGGCTATTGGTGGGTGGTGGGTGTAGCTGCGGTGTTCACCCTGGCACGCTTCAGCGAAGCCTTCCTGATCCTGCGTGGCCACGCCGTTGGACTGGCGCCGATGTGGGCACCTGCAGTGCTGGTCTTGATGGCCGTGGCGTACTCGCTGTCAGCCTATCCAGCTGGCGCACTGTCTGATCGTATCAACCGCCTGTCGGTGCTCGGCACAGGGCTGATATTGCTGATCATCGCCGACCTGACACTGGCATTCGTTCCGGGCATCACCGGCCTGGCTGCAGGAGTGGTTCTATGGGGACTGCACATGGGGTTTACCCAGGGAATATTCGCTGCCTTGATCGCCGATTGCGCGCCTATTGAGCTGCGTGGCACGGCATTTGGCATGTTCAATCTGTTGACTGGGTTGACCTTGCTGGTGGCAAGCATCACTGCGGGTGTTCTGTGGGACTCGGTGGGTTACCAGGCTACTTTCGTGATGGGAGCCGGCTTTGCCGTGCTGACTTTTCTGGGGCTATGGGTAATAAAAAAGAAAGTTCAGGTTCGGTAG